The following proteins come from a genomic window of Candidatus Francisella endociliophora:
- a CDS encoding disulfide bond formation protein B, with protein sequence MRNNILDLFDSIAIIGISIILAMAFYYQLFLQELPCALCVFQRMALSLLAFGLLLNLTHGNRYKHYLFVVLVALLNAAMAITQILLHIVPGTGSYGDAVFSLHMYTWNFVVSVVFILYATICGLTTPNETKKKKLNIITKVAIFLILALTLANTLNTFVECGPHLCPSDPNSYWLFNL encoded by the coding sequence ATGAGAAATAATATTTTAGATTTATTTGATTCTATTGCTATAATTGGAATATCCATAATTCTAGCTATGGCTTTTTATTATCAACTTTTCCTTCAAGAACTACCTTGCGCACTTTGTGTTTTTCAAAGAATGGCTCTTAGTCTACTGGCCTTTGGATTATTATTGAATTTAACTCATGGCAATAGATACAAACATTATCTTTTTGTTGTACTAGTAGCATTATTAAATGCTGCAATGGCTATCACACAAATACTTTTGCATATTGTTCCTGGCACTGGAAGTTATGGAGACGCAGTTTTTTCTTTACATATGTATACTTGGAATTTTGTTGTTAGCGTTGTATTTATTCTATATGCGACTATATGTGGTCTAACAACTCCAAATGAAACCAAAAAGAAAAAGTTAAATATAATAACTAAAGTGGCTATATTCTTAATTTTAGCATTAACATTAGCAAATACTTTAAATACTTTTGTAGAATGCGGCCCACACCTATGCCCATCAGATCCAAATAGCTATTGGCTTTTTAATCTATAA
- a CDS encoding DUF3568 family protein: protein MELLKRKFYAVFLVIMLATISSCAMFGNDTGTSYENGYYSTTMKHSYNEVYDATIEAIKTGETYDSSGSTYDIKLNKKTDEAAVIEAFSNRDRSDYLEVVIKPESDKLTRLSIKYGSQGNSIRSSALEDIIDGNIKYGNL, encoded by the coding sequence ATGGAACTTTTAAAGAGAAAATTTTATGCAGTATTTTTGGTTATCATGTTAGCAACGATTTCTAGTTGTGCAATGTTTGGTAATGATACTGGTACTAGCTATGAAAATGGCTACTATAGTACAACTATGAAACATAGCTATAATGAAGTTTATGACGCTACTATAGAAGCAATTAAAACTGGCGAAACTTATGACTCCAGTGGTAGTACATATGATATTAAACTAAATAAAAAAACAGATGAAGCAGCTGTGATAGAAGCGTTTAGTAATAGAGATAGATCTGACTATCTTGAAGTTGTTATCAAGCCAGAATCTGATAAGCTTACGAGACTTTCTATAAAATATGGTTCTCAAGGGAACTCTATTAGGTCTTCGGCATTAGAAGATATTATTGATGGTAATATTAAGTATGGTAATCTTTAA
- the nusB gene encoding transcription antitermination factor NusB yields MKTTARARNNARLYAVQALYQKKVADNTIAELKVQYYADNAERHQTDWELFYRLMDAVDTNYDAIDEYIAVNSKDGIDSINYVDYAVLQVAIAELIECLENPYQVIIKEYVEIGYSMGTEEGYKFVNAVLQNLAKSIRGEE; encoded by the coding sequence ATGAAAACTACAGCTAGAGCAAGAAATAATGCGAGGCTTTATGCAGTGCAAGCTTTGTATCAAAAAAAAGTTGCTGATAATACAATTGCAGAATTGAAAGTACAATATTATGCAGATAATGCCGAAAGACATCAAACTGACTGGGAATTGTTCTATAGACTTATGGATGCAGTAGATACAAACTATGATGCAATTGATGAGTATATCGCAGTTAATTCAAAAGATGGTATAGACTCTATAAACTATGTTGATTATGCGGTTTTACAAGTAGCTATCGCAGAGCTTATTGAATGCTTAGAAAACCCATATCAAGTAATCATCAAAGAATATGTTGAGATTGGCTATAGTATGGGTACTGAAGAAGGCTATAAGTTTGTAAATGCTGTACTACAGAATTTAGCAAAATCTATTAGAGGTGAAGAGTAA
- a CDS encoding pentapeptide repeat-containing protein — MNDEAFRNHLVDITFKDSEEAIFKVNDDIPVIGKVDGNKLTIPDCCYKALSGDYYIISFLEQLEKYINNIPVNKDSSAPKIISYCVFRNQNIIDEILDKYSDKDIRFVHCFFIFSGVIRFNINNEKKSIWFGNCYFKGQLELSGELKRLSFMLSDFLGIVKFKIIKIYNIQFNDCVLNKSALFPGKLKKLSRDSLLSVESCIFKDMVKMQYFEYELDISFQKTEFLKDVYLDVVSKFLGKLVFVDVQFYGKANLSYSMFEKNVIFKNVAFKNNIDISYAEFLNVVDFSSSKFQKMIADNTKFHKDSIFEGTTFSNLVDFKYTTFKENSSLRAAHFIKGLNLARVNINNSAILDFHDAEVNNGNSYQISIKDKQETCRILKHESLKKNDTIKAVEFYKDECESHYQTLKWDSRDFFNKFILAFEKYVSNYGTSIFRSIVSLVLINIMFVVLTLLKPYLFTTCLFLLSIFIGYLSSFDKHSSILNKMVYFTFSIIISYVILKLGIFTYQIFDYLTFKSTRFLPIDGSKGVSFATLIHIAINATLVYEIIKSFRKYSRKL; from the coding sequence ATGAACGATGAAGCATTTAGAAATCATTTGGTAGATATTACTTTCAAGGATTCTGAGGAAGCTATCTTTAAAGTTAATGATGACATTCCAGTTATAGGTAAAGTGGATGGGAACAAACTAACCATTCCTGACTGTTGTTATAAGGCATTGTCTGGGGATTATTATATTATTAGTTTTCTTGAGCAATTGGAAAAATACATAAATAACATACCAGTAAATAAAGATAGCAGTGCGCCCAAAATTATCAGTTATTGTGTTTTTAGAAATCAAAATATTATAGATGAAATATTAGATAAATATTCAGATAAAGACATAAGGTTTGTTCATTGTTTTTTCATATTTTCGGGAGTAATAAGATTTAATATTAATAATGAGAAAAAGAGTATCTGGTTTGGTAATTGTTATTTCAAAGGACAGTTAGAATTATCAGGAGAATTGAAAAGATTATCTTTTATGCTAAGTGACTTTCTTGGTATTGTTAAATTTAAGATAATCAAAATTTATAATATTCAGTTTAATGATTGTGTGCTCAATAAGAGTGCTTTATTTCCAGGAAAATTAAAGAAGTTATCAAGAGACAGTTTACTATCGGTTGAAAGTTGTATATTCAAAGATATGGTAAAAATGCAATATTTTGAATATGAGCTTGATATTTCTTTTCAAAAGACTGAGTTTTTAAAAGATGTGTATTTAGATGTAGTGTCTAAGTTTCTTGGTAAACTAGTTTTTGTCGATGTTCAGTTTTATGGTAAAGCTAATCTTAGTTATTCTATGTTTGAAAAAAATGTTATTTTTAAAAATGTAGCTTTTAAGAATAACATAGATATTTCTTATGCAGAGTTTTTAAATGTAGTAGATTTTTCTAGCTCAAAATTCCAAAAAATGATTGCAGATAATACAAAATTTCATAAAGATAGTATATTTGAAGGAACAACATTTAGTAATTTAGTTGATTTTAAATATACAACATTTAAAGAAAATTCTAGTCTTAGAGCTGCACATTTTATTAAAGGTTTAAATCTTGCAAGAGTAAATATAAACAATTCCGCTATTTTAGACTTTCATGATGCTGAAGTTAATAATGGAAATTCTTATCAGATAAGTATAAAGGATAAACAGGAAACTTGTAGAATCTTAAAGCATGAATCACTAAAAAAGAATGATACTATCAAAGCGGTTGAATTCTATAAAGACGAGTGTGAAAGCCATTATCAGACCTTAAAATGGGATAGCCGAGATTTTTTTAATAAATTCATATTAGCGTTTGAAAAATATGTCAGTAATTATGGAACATCGATATTTAGATCCATAGTTTCATTGGTATTAATAAATATAATGTTTGTTGTTCTGACACTGTTAAAACCATATCTATTTACAACTTGTCTATTTTTACTATCTATATTTATAGGGTATTTATCTTCATTTGATAAACATAGTAGTATTTTGAATAAGATGGTTTATTTTACCTTCAGTATTATTATAAGCTATGTAATATTAAAGCTTGGTATATTTACATATCAAATTTTTGATTACTTGACATTTAAATCTACGCGATTTTTACCTATAGACGGTTCTAAAGGAGTGAGTTTTGCAACTTTAATACATATTGCTATTAATGCGACACTAGTTTACGAAATAATCAAAAGCTTTAGAAAATATTCAAGGAAATTATAG
- a CDS encoding aminotransferase class I/II-fold pyridoxal phosphate-dependent enzyme, giving the protein MIQPKPYISTAPSVYGKFAMMAAEEKAVNFTQGAPDFDTPEWLIDRTNFYMHHGKNQYAPIPGAPALRKAIVTKTKCCYDVDIDFENVAITAGAQEGLFSAISTYVGKDDEVIMFDPIFDTYAGVTNFNQGKCVRLKLLSNGNIDIQAIANAITDRTKIIILNSPHNPMGTVISKVEYQEIAKIIKDRDILVISDEVYEHIYAGDKYVSAIQIPQLWDKLIVLQSLGKTYNLTGWRQGVAIAPAEIIKNILAIKQFATFSAAHPMQLALAEGILEYPEYYENLHKLYKKQNSLLRENLKGSRFKILDWQGSPFQVLDYSEISDLDDDTFATKLIKDYGVGLVPISSLFEKPQNGLLRLCFAKKDQDIIKGAKILAGI; this is encoded by the coding sequence ATGATTCAACCAAAACCTTATATCAGTACAGCGCCATCTGTATATGGCAAATTTGCTATGATGGCAGCTGAAGAAAAAGCTGTAAATTTTACACAAGGTGCTCCAGATTTTGATACCCCAGAATGGCTAATAGATCGTACGAACTTCTATATGCACCATGGCAAAAATCAATACGCCCCAATTCCTGGTGCTCCAGCACTTCGTAAGGCAATAGTTACTAAAACTAAATGCTGCTATGATGTAGATATAGATTTTGAAAATGTCGCAATAACTGCCGGTGCGCAAGAAGGACTTTTCTCAGCCATATCAACCTATGTTGGTAAAGATGATGAAGTAATTATGTTTGATCCAATATTTGATACTTATGCAGGTGTCACAAACTTTAATCAAGGTAAATGTGTAAGATTGAAGTTACTATCAAATGGCAATATTGATATTCAAGCTATTGCAAATGCAATAACAGATAGAACTAAAATTATAATATTAAACTCTCCGCATAACCCTATGGGCACAGTTATCTCAAAAGTCGAATATCAAGAGATAGCTAAGATTATAAAAGATAGAGATATCTTGGTAATATCTGATGAAGTGTATGAGCATATCTATGCTGGTGACAAATATGTAAGTGCAATACAAATACCTCAACTATGGGATAAGCTAATCGTGCTTCAATCGCTTGGTAAGACTTATAACCTAACAGGCTGGCGTCAAGGTGTGGCAATAGCCCCTGCTGAAATTATCAAAAATATCTTAGCAATCAAACAGTTTGCGACTTTCTCAGCTGCTCATCCTATGCAACTAGCTTTAGCTGAGGGTATTCTAGAATATCCAGAATACTACGAGAATTTACATAAACTCTATAAAAAACAAAACAGTTTACTTAGAGAAAACCTTAAAGGTTCAAGGTTTAAAATATTAGATTGGCAAGGCTCACCTTTTCAAGTTTTAGATTATAGTGAAATAAGTGATCTTGATGATGATACTTTTGCTACTAAACTTATCAAAGACTATGGTGTTGGCTTAGTACCAATATCATCATTATTTGAAAAACCACAAAATGGGCTTCTAAGACTATGCTTTGCTAAAAAAGATCAAGATATAATAAAAGGAGCTAAAATTTTAGCTGGCATTTAA
- a CDS encoding proline--tRNA ligase, whose protein sequence is MKATQTLIATTKELPKEAVLASHQYMLKAGLIKKLASGIYTWMPMGLKVLQKIQNIVRQEMNKAGASELLLPSVLPSELLQETHRWDKFGPELLKLKDRHDRDFCYGPTHEEPIVDMARDTIKSYKQLPLNLYQIQTKFRDEIRPRFGVMRAREFIMKDSYSFHENIDCLHNTYAVMFQTYCNILNKIGLEYRPVKADTGAIGGDNSHEFQVLANAGEDIICYSNGSDYAANIELATYAKPNLSKKEASENVIEKIHTPNIKTIEKLCKEMSFDIKKTIKTMVIKDAEGNFFALVIRGDHELNETKINKLEQIVTPYSLATRDEIFEIFKANPGSLGIYNCPITIIADYSAVELTDVVCGANEDDYHFTNVNWDRDVTDYQVADIRNVVTGDISPDGNGTIELTNGVEVGHIFELEDVYSKPMNATIIGQDGKPKPMLMGCYGFGVSRVMAAAIEQSHDDNGIIWPEAIAPFEVAILPINYNKSENVKNTADKLYQDLQAKGIDVLLDDRGNRPGVMFADADLVGYTHHIVIGDRLLEQGLVEYKNRKTQEKQEITVNKIEELLSI, encoded by the coding sequence ATGAAAGCAACGCAAACACTTATAGCTACTACAAAAGAGCTACCTAAAGAAGCTGTTTTAGCAAGTCATCAATATATGCTAAAAGCTGGACTTATTAAGAAATTAGCATCTGGAATATACACATGGATGCCAATGGGTCTTAAAGTCTTACAGAAGATCCAAAATATTGTTCGCCAAGAGATGAATAAAGCTGGAGCAAGCGAATTATTGCTACCAAGTGTACTACCATCTGAACTTTTACAAGAGACTCACCGTTGGGATAAATTTGGTCCAGAACTTTTAAAATTAAAAGATAGACATGACAGAGATTTTTGTTATGGTCCCACTCATGAAGAGCCAATAGTTGATATGGCTAGAGATACTATCAAAAGTTATAAACAGCTACCTCTAAACCTTTATCAAATCCAAACAAAATTCAGAGATGAAATTCGTCCTCGTTTTGGTGTAATGCGTGCTCGTGAATTTATCATGAAGGATTCATACTCATTTCATGAGAATATCGATTGCTTACATAATACTTATGCAGTTATGTTTCAAACTTATTGTAATATTCTAAATAAAATTGGTTTAGAGTATCGCCCTGTAAAAGCAGATACAGGCGCAATTGGTGGTGATAATAGCCATGAATTTCAAGTATTAGCAAATGCTGGTGAAGATATTATCTGCTATAGCAATGGTAGTGATTATGCTGCTAATATTGAGCTTGCAACTTATGCAAAGCCTAATCTTAGCAAAAAAGAAGCTTCTGAAAATGTTATTGAGAAAATACACACTCCTAATATCAAAACTATCGAAAAACTTTGTAAGGAAATGAGTTTTGATATTAAGAAGACTATCAAAACTATGGTCATTAAAGATGCTGAAGGCAACTTCTTTGCCCTAGTCATCCGTGGCGATCATGAGCTTAATGAGACTAAGATCAACAAGCTAGAGCAGATCGTTACACCATATAGTTTAGCTACTAGAGATGAGATTTTTGAAATCTTCAAAGCAAATCCTGGTTCACTTGGTATCTACAACTGCCCTATTACAATAATTGCTGACTACAGTGCAGTTGAGCTTACAGATGTAGTTTGTGGTGCAAATGAAGATGATTATCATTTTACAAATGTAAATTGGGATAGAGATGTAACAGATTATCAAGTTGCTGACATTAGAAATGTAGTAACTGGCGATATCTCTCCTGATGGTAACGGTACCATAGAGCTAACAAATGGTGTCGAAGTTGGTCACATTTTTGAGCTTGAAGATGTTTACTCAAAACCTATGAATGCAACAATCATAGGGCAAGATGGTAAACCAAAACCTATGCTAATGGGTTGTTATGGCTTTGGTGTTTCTCGTGTAATGGCTGCAGCAATTGAGCAGTCTCATGATGATAACGGTATTATCTGGCCAGAGGCTATAGCACCATTTGAGGTTGCGATATTGCCTATCAATTATAACAAGTCTGAAAATGTCAAAAACACTGCCGACAAGCTTTATCAAGATCTACAGGCAAAAGGTATAGATGTTTTACTTGATGATAGAGGCAATCGCCCAGGTGTAATGTTCGCTGATGCTGATCTAGTTGGTTATACTCATCATATAGTAATTGGCGATAGACTACTTGAACAAGGCTTAGTTGAGTACAAAAATCGTAAGACTCAAGAGAAGCAAGAAATTACGGTTAATAAAATAGAAGAACTTTTAAGTATCTAA
- a CDS encoding amidohydrolase, which yields MSKLKVNIIQSDIVWDNKQQNYTNLESKISKVSSGTDLVVLCEMFNTGFIMNPTNEACSQEDIVEWMYSQVKDKNFAIVGSAATFTDDKIANRLYFVTPDKQVFTYDKNHLFIHAGENKKYSGGNQRKIIEYKGFRILLTVCFDLRFPVFNCNNNDYDILLNVACWPESRREHWKALLKARAIENQTYVIACNRVGSDPSLAYAGDSMIIDYNGDILAHEEYKESVLAAELDKNKQEEHREKFNFLASQDSFTLHL from the coding sequence ATGTCAAAGCTAAAAGTCAATATTATACAATCAGATATAGTTTGGGATAACAAACAGCAAAACTATACAAACTTAGAAAGCAAAATATCAAAAGTTTCATCCGGTACAGACCTAGTTGTTTTATGTGAAATGTTTAATACTGGTTTTATAATGAACCCTACTAATGAAGCCTGTTCACAAGAAGATATTGTTGAATGGATGTATAGCCAAGTTAAGGATAAAAATTTTGCAATTGTTGGAAGTGCTGCTACTTTTACAGATGATAAAATTGCAAATAGATTATATTTTGTAACTCCAGACAAACAAGTCTTCACTTATGATAAAAATCATCTATTTATCCACGCTGGAGAAAATAAGAAATACAGCGGTGGTAATCAGCGTAAAATCATAGAATACAAAGGTTTTAGAATTTTATTAACAGTGTGTTTTGATCTACGCTTCCCTGTATTTAACTGTAACAATAACGATTATGATATTTTATTAAATGTCGCTTGCTGGCCAGAATCCCGTCGCGAACATTGGAAAGCTCTTTTAAAAGCTAGAGCTATTGAAAATCAAACCTATGTAATAGCTTGTAATAGAGTGGGTAGTGATCCAAGTCTAGCTTATGCTGGAGATAGTATGATTATTGATTATAACGGAGATATTTTAGCTCATGAAGAATATAAAGAGAGTGTTTTAGCTGCAGAATTAGATAAAAATAAACAGGAAGAACATCGTGAGAAGTTTAACTTCTTAGCTTCTCAAGATAGTTTTACTCTTCACCTCTAA